The genomic stretch AAAGCTTTGTCCAATATCTCTATATAAGTATACAAACATAGAGACGTATGGGCGAACTTGCCCTAACAATTAAATTATAACATAAAAAAAAGCAAGTGTCAAGATAGGGTAATATTGCGGGAAAGGGAAAAGGTTAAATTGTCATAACCTTAATGTGTACTGCTATATTAAGTAGAGGCGATCGCTACAAGAGCAAAAATTATCATGAGCAATCAGTTAACAGAAGATAGTAACTACTCTGAACATATTTTCCTAAATTATAATGACCTGTTAGAAAAGATTATCGCTGCACTCAGAGGGGAGAATCAGCTATTTAAACTCTCAGACGATCGCCGACGCTTGATCATTTCTATTGATAGTCTAGCTACTCAGATCGCTTCTCTCAACCCCAATAGCCCCCTGTTACAAGCAGAATATCACGCTCGTGTCGCTTCGGTTAATTTTAGCCCTGAATTTCGCGATCGCTTTCCCAACTCTATTCAAAACATTACAGCACTGTTGACTTCTAAGTTGGATAACTATCTTACTAGTCAACATTTTACTCTCAACGAACTTCTAAATAGTTTACTGGATTTTCGTAATTCAGGCTATTCTTTTCCTGAACAACCTAACCTCGCTCAAGAACGCTTAGAAATTCAACCCCAACCTAAGGGGAGTACCTCGGCTTTAAAACTCCATAAACTCACTATTTCTGTTCTCAATTTAAACACATTTGAGCAGAATTTAACAGAGGGTTTGCAAAATTATTTAGCTGACTATTTAGATGAAGAAGAGGAGCTAAAAAGAATACTCGAGGAGAAAAAAGACTTTCCTTATCTCAAAACCTTAGTCGATACAGAAGTATTAGGACAACTCAAAAAAGAAGCTTGTCTTAAATATTTAGAATATATCTCTAGTAATATATCCGAGTCAAAATATCCAAAAATTATCTACTTAAAAGATTTAATCCGTAGACTATCTTTACTTAAACAATACTTTAACAGAACAGATGTTCCAGATGATTATTATCTCATAAGTTACCAGGGTCATCAGATTGACCTGAGGTTTTCTCTCGCTCAAGCTAATGCTTTTGATGCTTTACCTATTATTCCCATAGTTTCGGGTTATTTGGGGGAAACTATTGATACCCAAGGAGATAATCGCGAGTTTATTTTTGGCTTGAAACTAAAACTCAATGGCAAGATAGAAAAGTATAAGGGTAAATCAGTTTTAACCTATAATCTTGATTTACTAAATCCTGATAGCAAGATACATCAAGAAGAAAGTAGCAATTCGGAAAAACAAGAATTCTTTTATAAAAAAGTTTGGCACCGTTTTTGTCTTTATTTTTTTGCGATCGCTTCTCGTTGTGAACCCGGAAATCCTGACTATCGGATTGAGCAAGAACTAGATTACGACCCTGTGTCAGCTTTTAATAGATGCTTCGAGATTTTAAAAGGAAATGATGATCAGCAAAAGCGCAATTTACTCAAAACTTTTAGTCAAGCACTCTTAACCCCAAAATTTCAAATAGAACAGAAAATTACTGACTTAACTAAATTACTCAAAGAATTTCTTAAACAAGAAACCAAACTCCAACTTAAAGAATATCCCCTACACATAGAAATCCAAAGAGGAATTATCACAACCGATACCGATACTATTCTTCACCAGGAAAGCTTCTTAAAAAATCCTCAAGCTAAACAAAACCTCCGCTATATTAGTATAGACGAAGCAACTATTAATAGTGAAGCGTTATGTCAGTTCAGAGCTAAAGTGACCATAGAAGACATTCGCTATCATCGTACTAATCAACATCAAACTTTTACTATGTCCTATGATTTAAGCGATATACCAACTTTATTGGTGCTGTTTGGACCTAGAAATGATATTGTTAGGGGTGCCTATAATAATGATTTTAAAAAATACAAGTTACTTAACTTTCCCTACGACAGTAAACCAGATGTAAACTTTAACTACTATTTTACTTTTGCTCTCCTCTGTTATCTCTGTCTAAAAATTATCACTGATCGTCTTAATGTGCGTCTGTTTATTCCTATCTTAAGACTCCATCTTCAGGGTAAACCAGGAAGTAGTCAAAGCACTTCTAATTTAGAGAGTAAAATTGCTGACTACTCTAAAGTATTAGCCCACTTATTGGGGATGGATCATCTAGCTAATTCCCAAGGTTTAGATGTGAGTAACCCTAAAAATTATAAAACTATAAATGCTTTTAGTTCTCTCTATTCGGTTATTCCCAAAAATTTTAGCTTTGCTAATCCTGCTGACACTCCCACTCTCGATAAAGCAGCTATTATAGTCGTCAGTAGTGGTGAGTGCGATGCTAAAAAAGGAAATAGCGATCGCTCTACTCGTATCGCCAATCTTATTGCTGAAGTGATCACTATAGATTTACTTCCTTCAAAAGCAGTGCAAATTCAAACTCATAAATGCTTAAGTGCTAATTACACCAATCAACAACTCTATCGCGAACCTACTATTATCCTCGATACCGTCAGCAGTCTCTATCACCAAGGTTATCGCCATATTCTTTATCTAGCTAAAACTCCCTATACCAGTAGTCTCCATCTGAGCAAGTCGGAAGCTTCTGACAACCTCTTTTTTCTCTCGGTAGAGTTAATTAAATATCTCCATCAAGATTATCAAGATTTGCATCTCTATCCTCTCTTTTTTGAACAATACTATGTCCGCAAACTCTCCACGGGTGAATTACCTCTATCTCTTTCTCTTCAAGATACTCGTCAATTGCAAGAATTATTACACGACCCTAGTCAAAGAGCTGTTGTCTTTTTCAATTTATTTAATGGCATTACGGTTAGGACAGGAGAAGATACTTTCTATAACGGCGTTATTTCCTATGCGACTTTAGTGGGTATCTATAAAGATATACTCGATGACCAAGCCATTCGTCAAAATCTGATCTACAACGAAGGAATGAAAAATGATTTACTTCAGTATCTCACTCTCTATCACTTCTCTCGTTACGAAAAAAGTGGCAGTACAAATAACCCCATCAGCCTCAAATTAAATCCCTATCAACAGATTATTGGGGATTTTTCAGTCTCTAAACGCTCTCTGTGCAAACACCCTCAAAATCAAGCCGATTTCCATCTTCTGGCTTTTTTAACCGAAGTGCGTCGCGCTCTACCCAAAAAATAGGTCCTAAAAAATGAATCAATCTCTACCTGGATTAGAAGAACAACAGGGTCGACTCTTCGAAGTTGGCTTTAATATTGGTATCCTTGCTTACTTTCGTCGCGAACAAATTGGTCAAAGTTGGCTTGATTTCTACCTTCAGGACTTGGAACAACTGAAATTTCAGCGCATCTTAGACAGGTTAGTAGAGTGTTCTGGTGTGACTAGTACAACCAACAAAAAAATAATCACGCAATGGAGTGAGTTGACTTTGCTACGTGGTTTTTTGGGAGGATTAAACTTTATTCGAGAATACATCCAATCTCTAGACTGGAAAAGAGTTACATCTATAACTGTAGTTTACTATCAGTGTAGCTTTATTAACGAAAATAGCATAAATACACATAATAAACCCGATTATGAAATTTTACCTCAATTTGCCAATCTTGTCAAGAATTTGCCCAAAGAATCCCTGAATAACTATATTGAACTGTATCAAAAGAAGGGAGAATTTTTACAAGCAGACACCTTAATTTGGTTGCAATACGAAGGAAAATATCGTTTATTAGTAGTAGATATGTCCAACTTTTCCGTAGATGCTACTCAAGGCTCAGCCGATTTAGAATTTGTGGAATTGATTAAGAGACAATTAATTCAGGAAATCAATTATTTAAAGTCAAGAAGCATCTTTAGTCGTTTACAGATTGACACAGGAGAAACAGAAGATTTAGGCTACGCTTTTGCAACGGGGGTGAAGCACTATTTTGCCGCTTTTAGTGAACAGAATAAAAACAAAGAAAGCGTAAAACTAATTCAAGCGGGAAGTTACGCTTACAGCTTTTATCAGTTTCTTCTGCGTCAAGGGATGATTAGTGCAGAAACAGAATTAATTATCAATGCTATTGGCTACAGCAATCGGGGTATAAGCGCTTTAAACGTAACTCAGCAAAATATCGAGTTAATCAAAAACTGTTATGAAATTTATCGCCATCCATCTCCCAAACAAGAATTTAAAGAAGCTAGAAACAAGGTATTTGACCTAATTAAACGTCAAGTCGATAAAAGCTTTGATCAGGGGAAACAATTCGTAGACTCTTTACTCGCGGTGAGGGATAAAAGCCAACAAGTTATTACTCATCAAGAAACACTAACTGACTTTGCCAACACAGCAGGTACTATAGATCTTGAGTTGGCACAAAACTTGAATCTTAGCCCTGATTTATCTCTCCGAGACGCTCACGCTAAACTCATTACGCGAGCTTTGGAGAGTCAGGAAACCTATCTATTTTTAACGGGAAATCCAGGTATAGGTAAAACCACAGCCATTGTAGAATTTCTGAATGAGCATCTGGACGAAGGATTTCTTTTCCTCTATATTAGTCCGCGTATTCAAGTTAACCTAGACATCATCGAGAAATTTAAAGATAAAGATAAACTTCGCGATCGCCGTTTATTTTGTCTCACTACCAACAGTCACGTTTTAAAAGATCATGGAAATTTTCAATACCAAAATGTAGTTAGTTATTTAGCCGAAGCTTACCCCGAGGAATTTACGAAAAAATCCGTTAAATTCGTCAAGTTAGAGGAAACCAAAGACACCTACTTTGATCATTATTCCTCTATAGATCGTCACACCGAAGATACCCTGAGGATCAAAAAACAACCCTCAAGAACCGTATTAGGGAGTATCTCCAGCGCTATTTACACTTTAATCGAGGGGGAAATCTCCAACCAAATCGTGGCGACTGTTTCCTTACAAGCTTTAAAGAAAACTCGCAATGGAGATACCCTGAAAAATCTAGAAACTATTTTCCAAGGTGCTTATAATTCCAGTCGCAACGAAGTTATTCCCCAGTGTATGCAGGAGATATCCCGACGGATCAAACATGTATTTATTATGATTGATGAAATTACCGGAAGTGAAAGCGGGGTAGAATTTCTCCATGGCTTAAAAAGCTTTTGCCATAAGTATCAATTATCCGACCCTCGACATGGCTTTAATACTAAAATTATTGTCGCTGACGCTTCTATAGTAGATTCTAAAGTTATTGAACAACATCTCAGCAATAGAACTCCCGAACCAGATAAAATTTTCTTTAGAAAAGCCACATCTAATCCTCCTGCTTTGACTCAAGATACTTTTACATTTCTGAAACAATCAGCTAGAGTGATTAACGCTAATTCTTATCCAGCACAAAGCCTAAAGATTAGTTATAAGGTTTTGCTCGACGCTAAAGAGTTTGATCCTAAAAGCGATCGCTTAAAGGAAGATAAAAATAATTTAGCTAGCAATTTAGAACGAACTATTCTCAGCGATCTTGATTCTCTCTGGGAACAACCAGGACAAATCCTGCTCTATATTCAAAATAAGCAGAAACTGCAAACCCTGCTAGAAAAGCTAGAAAAACAACTCGGGAAAACTTTAGAAAGAAATGAAGACTATCTCGAAATTAAGTCTAATCTCTCTGAGCAAGATAAACTAGATGTACATAAGTATAAAAGCAACCCAAATTTAAAACTGATCTTAATGACGTCATCAGGAAGTAGAGGGCTTTCTTTTCCTTACGTTAAACATATTCTTGTAGATATACCAGGATTTCAAGTGGAGCAAAACCTGATGGAGATCCTTCAGGTAATTTATCGAGGTAGAGGAGACGAAAATATAGACAAGGAAACTAAGCAACTTATTTTTTATCTGGCCCAAAAAGTTATTTATTATCCCGACAGCGATCTACTAGAATTAGCTCGCCAAGAAGCTATTCTCAATATTCTCAATACCCTGCTCCTGGTTAAACTTTCCATGCTCACCCGCATTAAAGGTTCAGGAAATTTGGGAGACCAGAAGTTACTGATCATTCCTATAGGCGGTAAAGCGATTACCTCTACAGGTGTAGATTTTTCTAATAAACTTAACAACCTACTCGAATTACTAGCTCAAGAACATCGTCTTAATCCCGAGAAAGTTATTCTCAAATCTACCAGAGAAAAGCTCGAAAATATCTTAGATAGAGCCAAGTTTTCTCTAGGAAAAACAAAGCAAGATTTAGATTATGATTCTTATTTAAGTCGTCTCCCAACTTTTCACGAGCAATTCTCTCTCGCTATCAATCAGGGATTGGACCAACTGTTAGATTTTGGTAAACTAGAACGGAGTTATTTAGCTGGTAGTTTAATTATCGTTCCCACGGAAAATAAAAGACTAAGTACCAACTATCTACTCAGCTTAATAGAAATTCTCAAGACGAACTCCAAAGAGTTATTAACTGCTCTCTATGGTATTAAAAATAGTCTGGAATACCATAATAATTTGCGCTATGCCACTGGAGAAGCCATTGATTTAATCAAAGAAATTGACCAGGAAACCGAGAGAAGTTTACAATTGGTAGAAAATAGTCAATACCCGGACCAATACTACGCTTTTCCTCTCTTTACCCTGTTAAATTTGCCTCTACTGCAAGAATATTTAGCACAAGAGTTGGCAGCAGATGACAACTTTAAAAACATATTAGAATGTTATATAAATTGTCTTTA from Gloeocapsa sp. PCC 73106 encodes the following:
- a CDS encoding ATP-binding protein; translated protein: MNQSLPGLEEQQGRLFEVGFNIGILAYFRREQIGQSWLDFYLQDLEQLKFQRILDRLVECSGVTSTTNKKIITQWSELTLLRGFLGGLNFIREYIQSLDWKRVTSITVVYYQCSFINENSINTHNKPDYEILPQFANLVKNLPKESLNNYIELYQKKGEFLQADTLIWLQYEGKYRLLVVDMSNFSVDATQGSADLEFVELIKRQLIQEINYLKSRSIFSRLQIDTGETEDLGYAFATGVKHYFAAFSEQNKNKESVKLIQAGSYAYSFYQFLLRQGMISAETELIINAIGYSNRGISALNVTQQNIELIKNCYEIYRHPSPKQEFKEARNKVFDLIKRQVDKSFDQGKQFVDSLLAVRDKSQQVITHQETLTDFANTAGTIDLELAQNLNLSPDLSLRDAHAKLITRALESQETYLFLTGNPGIGKTTAIVEFLNEHLDEGFLFLYISPRIQVNLDIIEKFKDKDKLRDRRLFCLTTNSHVLKDHGNFQYQNVVSYLAEAYPEEFTKKSVKFVKLEETKDTYFDHYSSIDRHTEDTLRIKKQPSRTVLGSISSAIYTLIEGEISNQIVATVSLQALKKTRNGDTLKNLETIFQGAYNSSRNEVIPQCMQEISRRIKHVFIMIDEITGSESGVEFLHGLKSFCHKYQLSDPRHGFNTKIIVADASIVDSKVIEQHLSNRTPEPDKIFFRKATSNPPALTQDTFTFLKQSARVINANSYPAQSLKISYKVLLDAKEFDPKSDRLKEDKNNLASNLERTILSDLDSLWEQPGQILLYIQNKQKLQTLLEKLEKQLGKTLERNEDYLEIKSNLSEQDKLDVHKYKSNPNLKLILMTSSGSRGLSFPYVKHILVDIPGFQVEQNLMEILQVIYRGRGDENIDKETKQLIFYLAQKVIYYPDSDLLELARQEAILNILNTLLLVKLSMLTRIKGSGNLGDQKLLIIPIGGKAITSTGVDFSNKLNNLLELLAQEHRLNPEKVILKSTREKLENILDRAKFSLGKTKQDLDYDSYLSRLPTFHEQFSLAINQGLDQLLDFGKLERSYLAGSLIIVPTENKRLSTNYLLSLIEILKTNSKELLTALYGIKNSLEYHNNLRYATGEAIDLIKEIDQETERSLQLVENSQYPDQYYAFPLFTLLNLPLLQEYLAQELAADDNFKNILECYINCLYPAYNLLPIGSKYEDFPFILFRSYSLEQRRQQVFSKQYLFNSSELNIVNLILSH